Proteins encoded in a region of the Megalops cyprinoides isolate fMegCyp1 chromosome 3, fMegCyp1.pri, whole genome shotgun sequence genome:
- the ppm1nb gene encoding protein phosphatase, Mg2+/Mn2+ dependent, 1Nb (putative), with translation MRTARRGSVEVPAFVRQLVKGTEKMVTSFFRGGRAEGEEEEGEEEAVPSPYLDRPVLEKHLVEGHVKWGVSYALASMQGWRAHMEDDHNCFPELGGELTNWGFFAIYDGHAGSAVAQYCSQNLLEYILATGAIKAKEDKEQVSKGIREGFLHIDRHMHAVARREGWDRGGSTVVAVLLSPRHTYFINCGDSRALLCRDGRVCFYTEDHKPYNPRELERIQNAGGTVAMQRINGSLAVSRALGDFSYKEADWRPETEQMVSPEPEVCELERSPGDEFVVLACDGVWDTIGNEDLCAFVRSRLLVCADLREVCSQVIDLCLYKGSLDNISIMIVCFPGAPRVSPEALRREAELEDLIETKVADIFEELRARDEEPDLLYVLNELAAANIPGLPPGGGITSKRNCIIAAYYQQKEARKPRVPLDLGGSEDSL, from the exons ATGAGAACTGCCAGGAGAGGCAGCGTGGAGGTGCCCGCCTTCGTCCGGCAGTTGGTCAAGGGGACGGAGAAGATGGTCACCTCGTTCTTCCGAGGGGGCCGAGctgagggggaggaagaggagggggaagaggaggcagTTCCCAGCCCCTACCTGGATCGGCCTGTCCTGGAGAAGCACCTGGTGGAGGGGCATGTCAAGTGGGGCGTCAGCTACGCCCTGGCCAGCATGCAAGGCTGGAGGGCTCACATGGAGGATGACCACAACTGCTTCCCCGAGCTGGGCGGCGAGTTGACCAACTGGGGCTTCTTCGCCATCTATGACGGGCATGCCGGGAGCGCGGTGGCACAGTACTGCTCCCAAAACCTGCTGGAATACATACTGGCCACAG GGGCGATCAAGGCGAAGGAGGACAAGGAGCAGGTGAGCAAGGGGATCCGGGAGGGCTTCCTGCACATCGACCGGCACATGCACGCCGTGGCGCGGCGCGAGGGCTGGGACCGCGGCGGCTCCACCGTGGTGGCCGTGCTGCTGTCGCCGCGCCACACCTACTTCATCAACTGCGGCGACTCGCGGGCGCTGCTGTGCCGCGACGGGCGCGTCTGCTTCTACACCGAGGACCACAAGCCCTACAACCCGCGCGAGCTGGAGCGCATCCAGAACGCTGGCGGCACCGTCGCCATGCAGCGCATCAACGGCTCCCTGGCCGTCTCCCGCGCGCTGGGCGACTTCAGCTACAAGGAGGCGGACTGGCGCCCCGAGACCGAGCAGATGGTGTCGCCCGAGCCGGAGGTGTGCGAGCTGGAGCGCTCGCCTGGCGACGAGTTCGTGGTGCTGGCCTGCGACGGCGTGTGGGACACCATCGGCAACGAGGACCTCTGCGCGTTCGTCCGCAGCCGTCTGCTGGTCTGTGCAGACCTGCGGGAGGTCTGCTCCCAGGTCATCGACCTCTGCCTGTATAAG GGCAGTCTGGACAACATCAGCATCATGATCGTCTGCTTCCCTGGCGCCCCCCGGGTGTCCCCCGAGGCACTGCGGAGGGAGGCTGAGCTGGAGGACCTCATCGAGACCAAAGTGGCAG ACATCTTTGAAGAGCTGAGAGCAAGGGACGAGGAGCCAGACCTGCTGTACGTGTTGAACGAATTGGCAGCAGCAAACATCCCTGGCCTACCACCAGGGGGCGGCATCACCAGCAA GAGAAACTGCATCATCGCTGCCTATTACCAACAGAAAGAGGCTCGGAAACCCCGGGTGCCCCTT GACCTTGGTGGCTCTGAAGACTCCTTGTAG